In Candidatus Bathyarchaeota archaeon, the sequence ACTTTAGCTATGCTGAAAACATACATCAACATAAATAAGCTAAGTCTGAATGACAGACTATTTCCTGTAAAATCAAGTACAGTAAGTAACCACTTTAGAAGAATCAGAAACAACTTAGCTGAAAAACTACAAGACTACACATTCAAAACAATTAGGCTATATGACTTCAGACATTGGAAAGCAACAATACTTTATCATAAAACAAAA encodes:
- a CDS encoding tyrosine-type recombinase/integrase, whose amino-acid sequence is TLAMLKTYININKLSLNDRLFPVKSSTVSNHFRRIRNNLAEKLQDYTFKTIRLYDFRHWKATILYHKTKDLLFVKTFLGHHDLRSTLRYTQLLEFKAEEYHSAIAKNIEEAKKLIEQGFEYVTEVEGVKLFRKRK